The Methanobrevibacter wolinii SH genome includes a window with the following:
- a CDS encoding cation diffusion facilitator family transporter, with translation MKKQERDKYGKNAAMVGIVGNSFLTIFNIVVGIFSGSYALIAEGAHTLSDVATSIIAFIGFKLASKPADHDHPLGHGRAEAISGLVIVIFLAVVAYEIISGAIRKLLFAQVSTVPSYLAGVMAVIGILTNIAMSQKIISIGKSINSPAIIADGKHQRVDLLSSLAIVIGVIIAHLGFTKIDSIIGLCIGCLVLKTAYEVGKDNIDNIMGKVPSDELIKEIEKVGDSVEGAIEIHDIRVNFFGSYATVTCHVSVNPDLSIIEAHKITHEVQDKIENNIEIIHGVTAHACPYGIKYNHEQQLDE, from the coding sequence ATGAAAAAACAAGAACGGGATAAATACGGTAAAAATGCTGCAATGGTTGGAATTGTAGGTAATAGTTTTCTTACAATATTTAACATAGTTGTTGGAATATTTTCAGGAAGTTATGCTCTTATTGCAGAAGGTGCACATACATTATCTGATGTTGCAACATCAATCATTGCTTTTATAGGGTTTAAACTTGCAAGCAAACCTGCAGATCATGACCATCCATTAGGTCATGGAAGAGCAGAGGCAATAAGTGGTCTTGTAATTGTAATATTCTTAGCAGTAGTTGCATATGAAATTATAAGTGGTGCTATTAGAAAATTATTATTTGCACAAGTATCTACTGTACCATCATATCTTGCAGGTGTTATGGCTGTAATTGGAATATTAACAAATATTGCTATGAGTCAAAAAATCATCTCAATTGGAAAAAGTATAAACAGCCCAGCAATTATAGCAGATGGTAAACACCAAAGAGTAGATTTATTATCCTCCCTTGCAATTGTTATTGGAGTAATTATTGCTCATTTAGGATTTACTAAAATTGATTCTATAATAGGATTATGTATTGGATGTTTAGTTTTAAAAACTGCATATGAAGTTGGAAAAGATAATATTGATAATATTATGGGTAAAGTTCCTTCAGATGAATTAATTAAAGAAATTGAAAAAGTTGGAGATTCAGTAGAAGGTGCAATTGAAATACATGATATTAGAGTTAATTTTTTTGGTTCATATGCTACAGTAACTTGCCATGTTTCTGTAAATCCAGATTTAAGTATTATTGAGGCACATAAAATTACACATGAAGTACAAGACAAAATAGAAAATAATATAGAAATTATCCATGGAGTTACTGCTCATGCATGCCCTTATGGAATAAAATATAATCATGAACAACAATTAGATGAATAA
- a CDS encoding glutamate--cysteine ligase family protein — MVNNINTEDIKNKIYQKFISPTKNNNEEYIGVEIEVPILNLNKDPVDFNVVHKVTELFKNKFPSFDVEGIDYDGNICSLKNKDNGDILCYDCSYNNIEFAMGKEKELFSINERFTEYYKFINEEFEKRNHTLTGMGINPYWKYNLKEPIPNERYLMLYHHLKSYPKYNDIMYFHDYPEYGLFSSASQVQLDVPYDELLETINTFSKLEPIKAILFSNSVFLGNNEDYLCFRDIFWENSTHGINSQNIGMYDFEFKNISQLLNYLSSLNIYSVVRDGVYINFTSMSLYEYFSKDEITGEYYDNGEYKTIRFTPSLDDIDYVRSFKFIDVTFRGTIEYRSVCTQPISASMSVSAFHVGLKHKLQEINELISNSGLYDNAYSPTELRKLFIKKDLPKFISEDKLYDLCKDIVDLAFQGLKERNYGEEVFLKPIYENIKNRTNPAKRLLSLLDENISLEEIIKEYGSL, encoded by the coding sequence ATGGTAAATAATATTAATACTGAAGATATTAAGAATAAAATTTATCAAAAATTTATATCACCTACTAAAAATAATAATGAGGAATATATTGGAGTTGAAATTGAAGTTCCTATTCTTAATTTAAATAAGGATCCTGTAGATTTTAATGTTGTTCATAAAGTAACTGAATTATTTAAAAATAAATTTCCTTCTTTTGATGTAGAGGGTATAGACTATGATGGAAATATTTGTTCTTTAAAAAATAAAGATAATGGAGATATTCTTTGTTATGACTGTTCTTATAACAATATAGAATTTGCAATGGGTAAAGAAAAAGAATTATTTTCTATTAATGAACGTTTTACTGAGTATTATAAATTTATTAATGAAGAATTTGAAAAAAGGAATCATACTTTAACTGGAATGGGTATTAATCCCTATTGGAAATATAATCTTAAAGAACCTATTCCTAATGAAAGATATTTGATGCTTTATCATCATTTAAAATCTTATCCTAAATATAATGATATTATGTACTTTCATGATTATCCAGAATATGGTTTATTCTCAAGTGCTTCTCAAGTTCAGTTAGATGTTCCTTATGATGAATTATTAGAAACTATTAATACATTTTCTAAATTAGAACCAATTAAAGCAATTTTATTTTCTAATTCTGTTTTTTTAGGGAATAATGAAGATTATCTTTGTTTTAGAGACATATTTTGGGAGAATAGTACTCATGGTATAAATTCACAGAATATTGGTATGTATGATTTTGAATTTAAGAATATTTCTCAATTATTAAATTATTTATCTTCTTTAAATATTTATAGTGTAGTTAGAGATGGTGTTTATATAAATTTTACATCAATGAGTTTATATGAATATTTTAGTAAAGATGAAATTACTGGTGAATATTATGATAATGGTGAGTATAAAACTATTAGATTTACTCCTTCTTTAGATGATATTGATTATGTAAGATCATTTAAATTTATTGATGTTACATTTAGAGGTACAATAGAATATAGAAGTGTATGTACTCAACCGATTTCTGCTTCAATGTCTGTTTCTGCATTTCATGTTGGTTTAAAACATAAACTTCAAGAAATTAATGAACTAATATCTAACTCAGGTTTATATGATAATGCTTATTCACCAACAGAGTTACGTAAATTATTTATTAAAAAGGATCTTCCAAAATTTATTTCTGAAGATAAGTTATATGATTTATGTAAGGATATTGTAGATTTAGCATTCCAAGGTCTTAAGGAAAGAAATTATGGTGAAGAAGTTTTCTTAAAACCAATATATGAAAATATTAAAAATAGGACAAATCCTGCTAAAAGATTATTGTCTTTACTTGATGAAAATATTAGTTTAGAGGAAATTATAAAAGAATATGGTAGTTTATAA
- a CDS encoding glutamate--cysteine ligase produces MEDIFNLSTVKKYFTGEQLLDGLFGIEWEGLRTLKDGTLSLRPHPEIFGNKLNNPYITTDFSESQVEIITPAFNSVGEAFQFFSFISDLVNTSLDDDEYIWFQSLPCILPESSKIPIAKYYGKKELAEKSMDYRRGLAKKYGLRKQLISGIHFNFSFKDKMVQEFYKHIIEDTFIDINYKEFKDSLYLKITRNYIKHVWFIIYLTGCSVAAHKSFTDECTKLMNHTDNKGSFYTEDGPSLRNSSCGYKNLEPLYPSYNNVCEFTRDVQSFIDKGILSEAKELYTQIRLKPKNPNKMLSSLNEKGIQYLEVRTLDINPFYKCGLIRKDMDFLHIFLIYLLLLDESDYENWQEEAFINEINVAQYAYTPDLKLLKDGEEVDFVNWGLEIFEGMEKMVYEFNMDYYKPIIVSLKKRFLNPSLTYGKRLLNLIKKEGFIESQMKLSMNNKKTSEYIINNTNLLNDEKFKKYIPIALQGKYSN; encoded by the coding sequence ATGGAAGATATTTTTAATTTATCTACTGTAAAAAAATATTTTACTGGAGAACAGTTATTAGATGGTTTATTTGGAATTGAATGGGAAGGATTAAGAACTTTAAAAGATGGAACTTTATCTCTTAGACCCCATCCAGAAATATTTGGAAATAAATTAAATAATCCTTATATCACTACTGATTTTTCTGAAAGTCAAGTTGAAATCATTACTCCTGCATTTAATAGTGTTGGAGAAGCATTTCAATTTTTTTCATTTATTTCTGATTTAGTTAATACTTCTTTAGATGATGATGAATATATTTGGTTTCAATCATTACCCTGTATACTTCCAGAATCTAGTAAAATACCTATTGCAAAATATTATGGTAAAAAAGAATTAGCTGAGAAATCTATGGATTATAGAAGGGGTCTTGCAAAAAAATATGGGCTTCGTAAACAATTAATTTCTGGAATTCATTTTAATTTTTCATTTAAAGATAAAATGGTTCAAGAATTTTATAAACATATAATTGAAGACACATTCATTGATATTAATTATAAAGAATTTAAAGATAGCTTATATTTAAAAATTACAAGAAATTATATTAAACATGTTTGGTTTATAATTTATCTTACTGGATGTTCTGTTGCAGCTCATAAAAGTTTTACTGATGAATGTACTAAATTAATGAATCATACTGATAATAAAGGAAGTTTTTACACTGAAGATGGACCTTCTTTAAGAAATTCTTCATGTGGTTATAAAAATTTAGAACCATTATATCCTAGTTATAATAATGTATGTGAATTTACTCGTGATGTTCAAAGTTTTATTGATAAAGGTATATTATCTGAAGCTAAAGAATTATATACTCAAATTAGATTAAAACCTAAAAATCCAAATAAAATGCTTTCATCTTTAAATGAAAAAGGAATTCAATATCTTGAAGTTAGAACATTGGATATTAATCCTTTTTATAAATGTGGTCTTATTCGAAAGGATATGGATTTTTTACATATATTTTTAATATATCTACTTCTCTTAGATGAATCTGATTATGAAAATTGGCAAGAAGAAGCTTTTATAAATGAGATAAATGTTGCTCAATATGCTTATACTCCTGATTTAAAATTATTAAAAGATGGTGAAGAAGTAGATTTTGTTAATTGGGGTTTAGAAATTTTTGAAGGTATGGAAAAAATGGTTTATGAATTTAATATGGATTATTATAAACCAATAATTGTTTCATTGAAAAAAAGATTTCTTAATCCATCTTTGACTTATGGTAAACGTCTTCTTAATTTAATTAAAAAAGAAGGTTTTATTGAAAGTCAAATGAAATTATCTATGAATAATAAGAAAACAAGTGAATATATTATTAATAATACTAATTTATTAAATGATGAAAAATTTAAAAAATATATTCCTATTGCTCTTCAAGGAAAATATTCTAATTAA